Below is a genomic region from Citrobacter europaeus.
GGCCTACAATCCGGTCTACAAATCACTGCACCGCTTTGGTGACGCTGGTCATGGCGCCCAGTGCGGCGGTCAGACGGTCAAGGTCGTCGAGCTGCGCTTTCAGCGCCGAGGTTTTGCTGGTTTTCTCTTCCTCGTTCAGCCCTTTGTTATCCTTCACGCCCTGCATCTCTTTAAACAGCGCCAGTTGGCGAATCGGCACCAGTTGTAAGTCGCTGGAGGCGCGGAACGGTGCCCATCCCAGGCGTTCCAGTACGGTTTTCTGTTCCGGCGTTTTGCCGTAATTCATAAAGAAGTCGTACACCTTGTCCTTGGTGGTTTCGGAAAGGTTTTTACGCCAGACGATCGGATCGCCCGGGATCAGCGGTGACTTCCAGATAACCTTCAGCTCTTTCAGCTTGTCCGGCGCGGAAGTTTTCAGCTTGTCGAGGTTTTCGGTGTTGTTAGTGGCGACATCGACCTGTTTGTTGGCGACGGCCAGGGCGTTGGTTTCATGTCCGGCATTGACGGTACGTTTGAAGTCGCTGGCGGAGATGTTATTTTTGGCGAAGACGTAGTAACCGGGGACGAGGTAGCCTGAAGTGGAGTTAGGATCGCCGTTGCCGAAGGTCAGATCCTTACGTTTGGCGATCAGATCGTTCAGATTGTTGATCGGACTGTCTTTGTTAACGATCAACACGCTCCAGTAACCCGGGGATCCATCGGCGGCGACGGTCTGGGCAAACACTTGTCCGTTAGCGCGATCCACCGCTTCCATTGCCGAGAGGTTACCGTACCAGGCGATATCAACTTTGTTAAAGCGCATTCCCTGGATGATCCCGGCGTAGTCCGGGGCGAAGAAGGCGTTTACTTTCACGCCCAGCGATTTTTCCATGTCCTTCAGGAACGGTTCCCACTGTGGCTTCAGGTTTTGCTGTGATTCGGTCGAAATAATGCCAAAGTTCAGCGCTTTCTCTTGTTCTTCGGCATGCGCCGGGCTTAACAAGGTGCTGATGCTGAACATGCTGGTAAACGCCAGCGCGGCAACGGCCTTGTAATTCATGTTTATTCCTCAGTTCGGGCAAAGTTAAGCAGCCTGTGCGTTCTGTTCGACGCGGTTCATGCTGCGGTAGAGATGGTCAAAACGATCGTTATCAAAATGCTGGCTGCTGCCGTCAAAGAAGACGTTGCCCTGGCGCAGCGCGACGATGCGTTCGCAGTAGCGCAGGGCGTAATCCACCTGATGCAGCGTGACGACCACGGTGATGCCGTCGGTCTGGTTAATATCGCGCAGGGTATCCATCACGATGCGCGCGGATTCGGGGTCCAGCGAGGCTATCGGCTCGTCGGCCAGGATCACTTTGGCCTGCTGCA
It encodes:
- the phnD gene encoding phosphonate ABC transporter substrate-binding protein gives rise to the protein MNYKAVAALAFTSMFSISTLLSPAHAEEQEKALNFGIISTESQQNLKPQWEPFLKDMEKSLGVKVNAFFAPDYAGIIQGMRFNKVDIAWYGNLSAMEAVDRANGQVFAQTVAADGSPGYWSVLIVNKDSPINNLNDLIAKRKDLTFGNGDPNSTSGYLVPGYYVFAKNNISASDFKRTVNAGHETNALAVANKQVDVATNNTENLDKLKTSAPDKLKELKVIWKSPLIPGDPIVWRKNLSETTKDKVYDFFMNYGKTPEQKTVLERLGWAPFRASSDLQLVPIRQLALFKEMQGVKDNKGLNEEEKTSKTSALKAQLDDLDRLTAALGAMTSVTKAVQ